From the genome of Halomonas sp. 1513, one region includes:
- a CDS encoding S-(hydroxymethyl)glutathione dehydrogenase/class III alcohol dehydrogenase — MKSRAAVALEAGKPLEVTEVDVEGPKAGEVLVRIKATSVCHTDAYTLSGADPEGNFPAVLGHEGAGVVEEVGEGVTSLAVGDHVIPLYTAECGKCKFCLSGKTNLCGSVRATQGKGLMPDGTSRFSLDGKMLHHYMGCSTFSEYTVLPEVSLAKVSKQAPLDKICLLGCGVTTGIGAVLNTAKVEPGATVAVFGLGAIGLAVIQGAQMAKASRIIAIDVNPDKFTLAEQFGATEFVNPKDYSDPIQQVIVDLTDGGVDYSFECIGNVNVMRSALECCHKGWGESIIIGVAGAGEEIATRPFQLVTGRVWKGSAFGGVKGRTELPGYVDRYMNGELKIDEFVTHDMPFEQINEAFELLHAGKSIRTVLHF, encoded by the coding sequence GCGCATCAAGGCCACCAGCGTCTGCCACACCGACGCCTACACCCTGTCCGGCGCCGACCCCGAGGGCAACTTCCCGGCGGTGCTCGGCCACGAGGGTGCCGGCGTCGTCGAGGAGGTCGGCGAAGGCGTCACCTCGCTGGCCGTCGGCGACCACGTCATTCCGCTCTATACCGCCGAGTGCGGCAAGTGCAAGTTCTGCCTCTCGGGCAAGACCAACCTGTGCGGCAGCGTGCGCGCCACCCAGGGCAAGGGGCTGATGCCCGACGGCACCAGCCGCTTCTCGCTGGACGGCAAGATGCTGCACCACTACATGGGCTGCTCGACCTTCTCGGAGTACACCGTGCTGCCCGAGGTGTCGCTGGCCAAGGTCTCCAAGCAGGCGCCGCTGGACAAGATCTGCCTGCTCGGCTGCGGCGTGACCACCGGCATCGGCGCGGTGCTCAACACCGCCAAGGTCGAGCCGGGCGCCACCGTCGCGGTGTTCGGCCTGGGCGCCATCGGCCTGGCGGTGATCCAGGGCGCGCAGATGGCCAAGGCCAGCCGCATCATCGCCATCGACGTCAATCCCGACAAGTTCACGCTGGCCGAGCAGTTCGGCGCCACCGAGTTCGTCAATCCCAAGGACTACTCGGACCCGATTCAGCAGGTGATCGTCGATCTGACCGACGGCGGCGTCGACTACTCCTTCGAGTGCATCGGCAACGTCAACGTGATGCGCTCGGCGCTGGAGTGCTGCCACAAGGGCTGGGGCGAATCGATCATCATCGGCGTGGCGGGGGCCGGCGAGGAGATCGCCACGCGGCCGTTCCAGCTGGTTACCGGGCGGGTCTGGAAGGGCTCGGCGTTCGGCGGGGTCAAGGGTCGCACGGAGCTGCCGGGCTACGTGGATCGCTACATGAACGGCGAGCTGAAGATCGACGAGTTCGTCACCCACGACATGCCGTTCGAGCAGATCAACGAGGCCTTCGAGCTGCTGCATGCCGGCAAGAGCATACGCACCGTGTTGCACTTTTGA